The Pseudochaenichthys georgianus chromosome 8, fPseGeo1.2, whole genome shotgun sequence genome has a segment encoding these proteins:
- the LOC117450825 gene encoding galectin-3-binding protein A-like, with protein sequence MLAHRNGFSLWLLLLLCVSGSAMRLRMFGDESRRNPAPREGDVRLFGGVVSEGRVEIYHDGKWGTVCDDGWDMAEAQVVCRQLHFPGANAVVFGKNYGKVSGPIWLDDLSCQGTESYLSKCAFTSWGVTDCSHKEDVGVICETSNSNLTKSDSLHSLDHSISLSDERGEIFDSSNGCDFLILVQSASENVQDDGTQEVVETPICAHKHILSQFPLFNASEGINNITVKVSQSCQPHVTTFIRYIYTRKADIAFSSMQCLHWLAYTFGVEELMEDTGRLFSKILPEDASFQTQVSLYKYALETGDFVLEENCLQYLAWNYQNLTMSPAWTHISIQLLGSLLLRSDLVVPDEYVLLQTVESWIEEKGNSTPLDTQHDLLSRIRFPMIPAEALYDLEFNSSLYSSHKNLYQENLLEAYQFNMLLFSNLKSNPKFSTANDHYQTRIYTAKPWSTVITAAITPLMTRYNNYYQYNQIQTQLNVPIHNSLIFKNNRISWGVNILRNQQECSNQGLSCSSFPVARLYPQEHPQNQHILFRNRLLLICQGKYICQIQDFKDNMAYISVNETQGLTFPCPDAQFSYHFVVRPGYV encoded by the exons ATGCTCGCACATCGAAAcgggttcagtctgtggcttCTGCTGCTTCTCTGTGTCTCTGGAAGTGCAATGAGATTGAGAATGTTCGGTGACG AAAGCAGGAGAAATCCCGCGCCACGGGAGGGTGATGTGAGGCTGTTTGGAGGCGTTGTCTCGGAGGGCCGTGTGGAAATCTACCATGATGGGAAATGGGGAACGGTGTGTGACGACGGCTGGGACATGGCTGAGGCCCAAGTGGTGTGTCGTCAGCTCCACTTCCCCGGAGCTAACGCTGTTGTCTTTGGGAAAAACTATGGAAAAG TGTCTGGACCTATTTGGCTTGATGACTTGTCATGTCAAGGCACAGAGAGCTATCTGTCAAAATGTGCTTTCACAAGCTGGGGAGTAACTGACTGCTCCCACAAAGAGGATGTTGGAGTTATTTGTGAAACAAGCA ACTCAAACCTGACGAAAAGTGATTCTCTTCACTCGCTGGACCACAGCATCAGTCTCTCTGATGAGCGCGGCGAAATCTTTGACAGCAGTAACGGCTGTGACTTCCTGATCTTAGTCCAGAGTGCTTCTGAAAACGTACAGGACGACGGGACCCAGGAGGTGGTTGAGACACCGATATGTGCACACAAACATATACTTTCACAATTCCCGCTCTTCAATGCTTCGGAGGGGATCAATAACATCACGGTGAAAGTCAGCCAGTCTTGCCAACCTCATGTCACCACCTTCATCAG GTACATTTACACCCGCAAGGCGGATATTGCCTTCTCCTCCATGCAGTGCCTCCACTGGTTAGCTTACACGTTTGGGGTAGAGGAGCTGATGGAGGACACAGGTCGGCTGTTCTCTAAAATCCTACCAGAGGATGCCTCGTTCCAAACCCAGGTGTCCCTTTACAAATATGCACTGGAGACTGGGgactttgtcctggaggagaacTGTCTTCAGTATCTGGCCTGGAACTATCAAAATCTGACCATGTCCCCTGCTTGGACACACATCTCCATTCAGCTCCTTGGATCCCTTCTGCTCCGCTCAGACTTGGTGGTGCCAGATGAATACGTTCTACTTCAAACTGTGGAGAGCTGGATCGAAGAGAAGGGCAACTCGACCCCTTTGGACACCCAGCATGACCTGTTGAGTCGCATTCGTTTCCCTATGATCCCCGCTGAAGCACTGTATGACCTGGAGTTCAACTCTTCTCTCTACAGTTCTCATAAGAATTTGTATCAGGAAAACCTCTTGGAAGCATACCAGTTTAATATGCTGCTCTTCAGTAATCTCAAGTCCAACCCAAAGTTCAGCACAGCAAATGATCATTACCAGACAAGGATCTACACCGCTAAGCCCTGGAGCACTGTAATAACTGCTGCAATAACTCCATTGATGACTAGGTATAACAATTATTACCAATACAATCAAATCCAAACCCAGCTTAACGTACCTATCCACAACAGCCTGATCTTCAAGAACAACCGGATCAGTTGGGGGGTTAATATCTTGAGAAACCAACAAGAATGTTCAAACCAAGGCTTGAGTTGCAGCTCATTCCCTGTGGCAAGGCTGTATCCCCAAGAACACCCCCAGAACCAACACATCCTGTTTCGTAACCGGCTGCTGCTGATATGCCAAGGCAAGTACATCTGTCAGATTCAGGACTTCAAGGACAATATGGCTTACATCAGTGTGAATGAGACCCAGGGTCTCACCTTTCCCTGTCCTGATGCCCAGTTCTCCTACCACTTTGTAGTGAGACCAGGGTATGTCTGA